Genomic segment of uncultured Desulfobacter sp.:
GGTGGCCCAAATCACCGGCATCCCGGCAGACCTTATGACAAAAGCCATTCGGTTGTACGCGACTACCAAGCCTGCGGTGCTTCCCTGGGGCTACGGTCTGGACAAGCAGGGAATCAATGCCAACCAGTGCGCCCGGACCCGGGCAAGTTTGCTGGCCATCACCGGTAACCTGGAAATTCCAGGGGGTGAAAATTTCAGTCTGGCCGGAGATGTTGCAAAAATCATCGACTGGGAACACCTTGAAATAAATGAGGCCATTTCCGAAACCCAGCGCAAAAAGCAGCTCGGAGCCGACATGTATCCGTTCTTCGGATTTCCCGGATGGGAAAAAAAACTGGCCGCCAACCAGAAACTGCCCCCGGGGTACCTAGGCTGCGCCGGAAGCCTGGCACTCCAATCTTGCCCATGCAAGGGAGGTGATGA
This window contains:
- a CDS encoding molybdopterin-dependent oxidoreductase; protein product: MGLYPQLVQAKKQGVKLIVVDPRRTKEAEMADLWLQVRPGTDLALMLGWIRLIIEEDLYDHDFVEKWTVGFEDLKAAAQSYTPEKVAQITGIPADLMTKAIRLYATTKPAVLPWGYGLDKQGINANQCARTRASLLAITGNLEIPGGENFSLAGDVAKIIDWEHLEINEAISETQRKKQLGADMYPFFGFPGWEKKLAANQKLPPGYLGCAGSLALQSCPCKGGDESRHHRQALSRDRRHIPGKQSVALFSRLKTGI